Below is a window of Vulpes lagopus strain Blue_001 chromosome 13, ASM1834538v1, whole genome shotgun sequence DNA.
TAAAACTTAACAGtataaaacatgcattttaaatCTTTAGCTATCAAGTTCAAAAAGTACCAGTGtctattttaaatgattcttCTCCAAAGCCAAAGTTGTagtcaaaattaattcaaatgttATAACACATTCTAATGCTAAAAAACATTCAGTATTATTGAAGTGGAGGTAAATCCCAGAGCTTCTGGAGCTCTGTCATGCTGCAAAGGGCTGTTTCTCTGGTTCACTCAAAGCAGCAAACGACAAAGTCCAAAGATGTCTAGGGGCAAGATGGCTATACCCAGCTCTGACCTCCCCATGAAGCATGGCTACTATGTCCACAAAAATAGGATGTGTGAGGATAAAAGGCACACTATTCTGCTAGCTAAAGAGATAGCAAACCAACCCCCAACCCTAAAAGCTCCTTCCCCAggtaaataaaagtatataaggggaaaaaattaaaatacatttatctaCAGAATAAGGATTTTGAAGTATCAATGTGATCcctatttcaaaaatgttaactaGAATTATCTGGTCATTGCTAATTACATCTTAGTGATGTATCCAGATTCGATTTCTTTTGATTTATCAATAGATACTTCTAgtcaaaaatattaactttatccCCAAATATCTTAACCACTAGCACAACTGCAATGTATTATCTCCCCGAGTTGTTAAgcactggaagagaaaaaaatagatgttcaAGCAGCAGGCAACAATTATGGCCCTTTCACACAGCGGCACCCGAGTGGCTACTGAATAGTCCAGGAATAattctaaaaacaagaaaattcatGCATTTTAGTAATTATGTCATAATTTTCACAGTTGAAATTTCCTTAGACATTGCACTTTCTTTATAAGGGAATCCTGATTTTCCTTAATGTTACGGTGAGTCAGGACTTGAACTAGcagccttctttttcttcttcttactgTGTTTcttatgcttctttttcttttttgttttttcctgtaaaaatAGTTCCCGGTTAGACATTTCTGCAGGAAAGtacacaaattaaaaacaactttacCACGGTCCTTTTAAACTactatataattatttcaaacaaTCTAGACAACAAGGGAACtactcagaatatttttaaaaagtctcaataATCAATAATATGAggacaaaaagataaaaactctAAGTCGTTAGCACAAAAATGTagcttttaaacaaaatttcctgtagaaaataaattctatgaaTAATAATATAGATATTATTAATATCAATAATACAACTGCTGtattatatattatcaatatCAATAATACAACtgctgtattatatattatataatttcttatataatttttaaaggtgaagTAATTGTAGTTACTACAAAGAAATCCTCACATCACAGCAAAATACAATTGCTTTTTTATATGACAGTTTTTGGCGAACAGGTATGTTAtacctggcattttttttttttaattttatttatttatgataggcacacagtgagagagagagaaaggcagagacacaggcagagggagaagcaggctccatgcaccgggagcccgatgtgggattcgatcccgggtctccaggatcgcgccctgggccaaaggcaggcgccaaaccgctgcgccacccagggatccctatacctggcattttttaaataaacagaaacacaaattatGTCCTGCCTAAACTGAgcactattgttattattaaattaacaattaaaaccaaccaaacaactaACTGGTAACAAAATATTGATGTGCAGCTGAAAAGTCTACTTAGCTTTTAggtaaaataaatgctttttctttttaaaaaacttttatgtaAGCcctaagcccaatgtggggcttgaactcacaaacccaagatcaagagtctcatactctactgactgagccagccaggcactcagATGCTTAATTTTTAGAAGCCTAGAAAAAGTAGTCAAATTGTGACTGGATAAAGAGAGCTACAATTTTGCTGAACTCTGACTCTTGTGTTACTTTTTCTTAAGAGGATAGTTGACTACActcttttaaaactacttttctTCTTGACTTCCACGACACCTCTGTCTGCTGTTTTCTTCTACTGCAAAGACCCCTTCAACTCCTGTGctggttcttttttctctgcttgaCCTTTCagggcttccttccttccctttccacaTGCTCTCTCAGACCCCATGCTTTAAATAGCACTTACATACCAAATCTTCATATCTAGTCCTATGCTCTGAACTCAAGACTGAGAGGTCTACCTGGTTACCAAGCAGGTCTATCTAAAATTACCATAAACAATGCTCAAATCTCCTTAGTAAACGGCACCTCTAATTCATCCTTTTACTTTAGGCAAAGAATCTAAGCTATGTTTGACTCTGCTTTCTGCTTTAACTTCACTCTTTACATCCAAaggagcaagcaagcaagccctACCGTCTAAGCCCACAACATATTTCAAATCCATCAGACTAGTCCATCTCCATTACTATCAATGTATACAAACAACACCATTCCTCACCTATGTCCACTCAACCTCCTCTGCCAAAGCATTCTAAAAATGTAAAGTTAAGACAGGTCacttctttgtttaaaatactcATAATATCTTCCCAGAACATTCTGATGAAAACCCAAACATCTTGCTTATGATATGGCCTCTGCTTATATCCCAACCTCACTGTACgttattccttttttaattttcatttatttttattttaaaaaatattttatttacttattcatgagagacacagagagagagaggggccgagacacaggcagagggagaagcaggccccatgcaggtagcccaatgcgggactcgatcctgggactccaggatcatgccctgggctgaaggcaggtgctaaactattgagccacccagagatccccgttattcctctttttttaaaaaaaatattttatttatttattcatgagagacacagaggggggtggttagagacataggcagagggagaagcaggctctatgcaagaagcccgatgtgggactcaatcctgggactccaggattatgctctgagctaaaggcagaagcttaactgttaagtcaccaggtgtccctgttattCCTCTTTACCTACTAGGTATAAGCTACGCTTACCCTTTCAGTTCCTCAAACAAATCAAGCTCATTCCTACCACAGGTCCTTAGCTCTTTTCTCTGCCTAGGATATTCTTCCTTTGATCTTCACATGATTGGTTCTTTCTGATAAATCCTATTTCAGCTTAATTTTACTTCCCCAGAGAAGCTTTCCCTCTCTAAAGTCACTCTCACATGTCAACCTTTTACCTATCCTATTCCATTGTAACAGCACTACCAACACCAACAGTGCCTGCACAGAGATGCTTAATAAACACATGCTGGCTGAATGCATGAAACAGTGTAGCATGTAGGTATAAATTAGAATTATCCAAAATTAATTAGTATTATGTCTTAATCTGAATCATCTAAAGACCAAAGCAGTCTTCacccaaattatttttccattcaaaaaGCCTCTTAAATGTCACCTTCATCTTAAAGTATCTAGAATGTTACTTCTGAGTCATACATTACCAGGTGAATCTATCAGAGAAGGACCCTCATTTTAAGAGCAAGAGAAATTCTGAAAAGGGGAAGTTACCCCCAAACCTACAAAAGATgccattctcatttttcttttacccGTTCCTAAGAAAATGCCTTCAAAGGCCATCACCCACACTTAGTGCTCCTAAATTGCTTTAATGATATGGTCTGCAATTACTCTGATATCCATTATCCACATTCCCTAGGTTGGTCTGCTGAAAAGATAtcacttccattttctttcctcttccttctttctcctttcatacCTCTCCATCTGCATAAGAGCAGAGCTGGCTTTAGAAATGGTCAAAAGAATCATCTTTATTATTGAAACATTTATATTGTCACATTCTTGCTTATTTCTCATTGCAGCCTGTGCTAAGAGAGGCTGCTTCTGCTAATGTTACCAGGTTTGTCCAACCTGAAAGTAATTACTATTGAGGATGGAGGGCATTACCATAcctaatatttcatattatagCTTAAAATAGCCAAACAAAAGTTCAAGTTTACTGAATatggagtaaaataaaatgaaatactgaataaaatactgaaatgggAAACAGATGTTTCCTACCAGatcattcttcctttctcctgagCCAATTTAATTTGCTAAAGCACATTAGGTAAAGTTGAATACCATACTTTTTcctgatgaatatttatttggcCTCAGTATATCAAGTTGTGCTTTACCATGATTCACCTTATATCAAACAGAAGAGCTACACTATTGTCATGTAAAAAATATAAGTGATACTTGCTATTACTTTTTCTCGTTCTtcactgcttttcttcttttttgctcgTACCTAAAAAGTTTGAATTTTTGTTGAGAAGACAAATATGTAACTTGTActcaagacattttttaaattccctacCGTACACcttacatctttaaaatttatgtgtaaaaaacattttgatgatcaaatgctattttaaataccTTGTTATACTTTAAACTCCTGTTTATATAATGACAAGTCAATGCgaaacataaaggaaagaaaattaagatttctaGAGGGCTTCTCTTAGGTTCCCTttcagcacaaaaaaaaaaaaaaaaaaaaaaaggcagttagGAACAGTGGGTAAAAAGCATGAGCTCTGAAATAAAACAGACCAAGCTCTGAATCCTACCTCTGCTATGTATTatcctcagtttcatcatctgtaaaatcgAGATAATATCCATCCTCCAGGGGAAGTGCATGGAATAAGTTAAGTATTTCTCTTACTCTTTGGTGTTTAAATGGTAGCTATATGCATGGTGTACTCAGTATTAACCAACtgattaaaatccttttaagtaACATTTATTACCCCattactgggcagcctgggtgtctcagcggtttggcgccacctgcagcccagaacatgatcctggagactcaggatcgagtcccgggtcgggctccctgcatggggcctgcttctccctctgcctgtgtctctgcccccctctctctctctctctctctctctctctctctgtctctcatgaataaataaataaaatcttaaaaaaaaagttttattaccccattattattttatattaatctttTGAAGTGTACATTGATTTAAGACTAAACTGAAAGTTCCTAAAGCTTATGCATATTTAATGTTAAGTCCAAGtgtaatatatattaagattAGTGCTCTAGAGGAACTTAAgaaattactgttttttgttgttattcttgtAACAATGACTGGGGATGGTAGTAGTTATGACTGCAACCAATATAGCCAGCTTGACAGGGGATGCTGTCATGTGGCGTCCAAGACCACCTTGACAGGACTTTTAGACAGCCTGCCAGACATTCCATGTAATAAATCCATTTATAGTACagaagctaattttttaaaaagattttgtttattcatgagagacacatagagagagagaggtatagacacaggcagaggaagaatcaggctccatgcaggtagcctgatgcgggactcgatcccaggactctgggatcatgccctgagccaaaggcagatgctcaaccactgaaccacccaggtgtctctacaAAGCTAAATTTATTGTGATATGAACACAAAGTATTTTGTACAGGGTTTTAAGATACAATGAGTGTCCCAGAAATGCAAAATCATAGAAATACAGGGAAGActgtattttgtttcattcattcagaggtTCACTGAGAATTGttcatcattttggaaaatgtcaTTGATGACAATACCACTGTACAGTTTTAGAAAGGCATATGTAATGTACCGCTACAGCTTGAATTTTGTTGCCTTAAGATTTTATGTCTTCCAGGTATCACACTCAAGCATTTAAGCACTGAAACACAATTCAGTAAAATcatatactaatattttattatatttctttttaaatttttaaggggATATTAGTATAAAATGTGTAGATTATGTACATTATATACACTCCAGTTTCAATTCAATTCACTTccatttcaatttcatttcagGGGGCATTATAAAATATTGCTACAAAAGAGGGGGGCAATAggtcctattttacaaatgaggaaaccaagactgaGAGAAATACTTTAAAGATGATGACTTACAGACCTAAAATTAACTAAGAATGGACTCTTATTCTAATAGAGTTCAAAAAAATCTAAGATAGGAACATCAGAGCTGAAAAGGACTATAGAGACTACCTAATTGTACTTCCTAACTTTATAGATAGGAAAAGAGACCACACCAACATTTCTGATCTACTTCATTGCCATTCTACTCCCTTACTAGTAGTAGTCCCAAACAGAAACAAGGGACTGCTGGGTTTCAATACACTACATACCAAAAAGCATATGTCATGTAATCAAAATACCAGTAtactaaaaagtaaatattagaaGAATAAAAGTAATATAGCTCAAAGTAGAGATTTGTAAATATGGATAATTATTATATTAGTTATATAATCATcctctagaaaatgaaaaacccaTTCTGAAATGGAACaacttccatttctatttcattgtacAAATACAAGAGGAGTAAACTGAATATTCATGAAGTATTTCTTTCTACTGacttgtatttattaaaaacaaataattaaacattttaaagtgaagaaaatgGATTCGATCATATACTTACCTCCTCAATATAATCTGATTCTGATAAAGACTCAGATGATAATGGTTTATCTTCAGgatacatctttctttttttgctgagTCCTTTAAtgtcctaagaaaaataaatacacgtGTAGGCAAACTggatttaaacaataaaaaataacaaaataaacacacatatcTTGATCAAATAGATGTAAGACCACGTCacacaaattttattattaataatttttcaattatcacaaaattatctcattttcatCTTAGATATGTCTAAAATTGATGACATTTACCATCTTTAATTCCAATAAAATAACGCTTTTATTAGATAACCTGAAAGGAAATAACTACATGTCCACTGAGATGTAatatcttccttattttctttctttttaaaaacagtatttatttaagtaacatGTACACCCAACCtgaagctcaaactcatgaccatgaaatcaagtcacatgctcttcctattgagccagccagggactaccctattttcttatttgcttttaattttaatttttatttgttaaagattttatttataggggatccctgggtggctcagtggtctagcgcttgcctttggcccagggcatgatcctggagtcccgggatcgagtcccgcgtcaggctcctggcatggagcctgcttctccctcctcctgtgtctctgcctctctctctctctatatgtctatcataaataataaataaaacaaaatattaaaaaaaaagattttatttatttattcatgagagccacagaaagagaggtagagacacaggcagagaggagagaagcaggcaccatgccaggagccggacgtgggactcgatcccaggaatctgggatcaggccctgagccaaaggcagacgctcaactgctgagccacccaggcgtcccttatttgtttttaaatattttatttagggcagtatgagtggctcagtggattagcgctgccttcagcccagggtgtgatcctggagtcccgggattgagtcccacatcgggcttcctgcgtggaacctgcttctctctctgcctgtgtctctgcctttctctctctctctctctctcatgaataaataaagtctttttttttttaagactttatttatttatttgacagaaagaaccAGAGAGCACAATGatgggaatagcagagggagcaagagaagcaggctccccactgagcagggagcctgatgtggggctcaagcccaggaccctgggatcatgacctgagctgaaggcagatgcttaaccaactgagccactcaggcaccctcctTTTCTTTAATTATACATTATAGAACTATAAAGAGTCATAAGAAACCATACAGATAGTGAGTCATAAGAAACCAAACAGTAAAGAGTCATAAGAAACCACAGATAgtgtagggggcacctgggtggctcagtggttgagctccccctgtggagagcctgcttctcctctgcctatatctctctcataaataaaatctttaataaataaataaataaataaataaaataaaataaaactctgtaGGAATAGTTTTCTGATCTTTTAACCTTTgacaatgaatttaaaaattcccttaaATCAACACAAAATGCtgtaagcaaaggaaacaaatttcTCAAGTTAAAAGGAAGAACACATTATTGTTAACTTcgaaaagcaaatgaaatactGTATGACAGACTAAAggttaatataaaattataattaccttttctttctcatttgcatcctttgacttctttttcttttttaaactatcctatacaaacacatatatacatatcaattttaaatgtaaaagagcATAAggacaaaaacagcaaaaaagtgATTTGCTCTATGactaaaaaaagttatttcaataccagaattttattctgaaaataaaggagaaatgtaTGTTGCATATAATATGTGCTTGTAAGGAAATGAGGCTTCTTCCTTTATCTGCCTGTATTATCAAATCTCTATATACCTAAAATGACAATATCTGTAATAACCAcatggtttcttttaaaataagacctAATGCCATTTACCTATTTTTGCCTGTCGTGGTCATATGCAGTGAGGTTCTAATTTACACTGTCCTCAGACATCCACTAATCTGATTTTACTGATTCTACTCTCCCTATAAGGAGGAGAGGTAAGAATTTCTGCTTTTGATTCTTTCGGTCCTAGCCATTAACCACCTGAGCCTGCCGTATCCATAAAGTGGATGAGGGTTGTTGAGAGGATTGATGATTGATTTAATATGTCAAGTGCTTAGAACTGTGCCTAACACAGTAGGTATTTGATAAAGCTTAGCTATCAGTATCATTAGATTGGATcttaaaagacaaagagaaaaccaacatttactgaatactttcTAGATGCCGGGCGTTTTGTCAGAAGAAATCATACTAGGACAAGTAGAGATCTGCTCCCAAACCAGACAGCTATTTTGTTCTCCTGGGAACCTATGATAGTGTTTATCAAACTGAGGTCCAAGGACACCCCTATATCAGAATCATAGAGGACATctgttaaaaatgtagatttctgAGCCTAAGCAGACTTACTAAATCAGACTCTCAAGATGAGGCCCAGGAATCTACAATTTTATTTCAACCTGCATGTATTTCTTATTACCTCGGACGTTTGAGAGCCAATTATGTTTCACAAATCTGGACAGCACAGAGCAGATTTACGTGTAACGGAAAGAACACTGGGCCAGATAATGGAGTATGTGTTTTTCTCTGAATTCTCACTTCTTTATGaaagtgggaaaaataatatCTGCCATGCTTATTATAAAGCTGCCATGCAAATGCTGAGACATGGAGGCATATGTGGAGGTATGAGAACAATACAATGCCATATGTAAGATATTATTAATATATCAATTACGTGGCACAGTATATCAAAGTACAAAAAATAGCATCTAATTTCTAAACTGAGAGTAATTTAAGACAGgatgacttaaaagaaaaacttaattaaaTATGTTTGCTATACAGAATGTTGCTAATTTGAGTAATTTTACCTTACTGTCCGATTCAGTTTCTGACATGGAGCTTTCAGAAGACTTATGTGAAcggttcttctttttctttttccttttcccttgttttttatcctatataaaacatttttaaaaacatttgctttcggttttaaaaatataattgatgcATTTTATTAATATCATACCTTTATCAATGAACACATCTTAAATGAAAGAATCAGC
It encodes the following:
- the FAM133B gene encoding protein FAM133B, whose translation is MGKRDNRVAYMNPIAMARSRGPIQSSGPTIQDYLNRPRPTWEEVKEQLEKKKKGSKALAEFEEKMNENWKKELEKHREKLLSGSESSSKKRQRKKKEKKKSGRYSSSSSSSSDSSSSSSDSDDEDKKQGKRKKKKKNRSHKSSESSMSETESDSKDSLKKKKKSKDANEKEKDIKGLSKKRKMYPEDKPLSSESLSESDYIEEVRAKKKKSSEEREKVIEKTKKKKKHKKHSKKKKKKAASSSPDSP